Within the Sarcophilus harrisii chromosome 2, mSarHar1.11, whole genome shotgun sequence genome, the region GTTGGAAACAGTAGCAATTCAatctaaaagaaaacatttccatcCCATCAGTCCCATGAGGTAGGATGTTGACGGAAGAGTAAAATATGTACAGCGAAGCGAGGTGACGGACCCCAAATCACCCCAGGTGGTAGATGGagccttcctccctctctgcccAGCTCCGGCTCGGGCACGCCAGGCCGGCCACCTCTCTTCCTATCACTCTGTCAAACTGTGGGCAAGGGTGAGGGACCATCCGTGCGGCTCGTATTCACGAGCAGCGTGTTCTAACTGGCCAAGCACCGCCGGTGGGCACTTTCTCCCCTTCTTCGCCCGCTCGCCCTTACCTTGTTCCTCTTGGACCTCATGGGCGTCATGGGCAGCCACTCATTGGAGCCGGGGTCAAAGCGCTCGGCACTGCCCAGCTCGGTGAGCTCGTCCCGGCCGCCGGCCGCGTAGATCTTGCCCCGGTGCGCGGTGCAGCCGAAGGTTTCCCTGGGGACTCTCAGGGGGGCGCAGGGGCGCCAGGCGTCCTCTGCGGGGTCGTAGCGTTCCACTGCGGAGAGAAGGCCCCGCACTCTTAGGCACCGCCGCAAGGGTGGCGAGAGCTTGGCCAGAGAGGATGGAAAAGAGCGCGCGAGCTCCAGCCATCCCCCAGGCCTCTCGTCTCGCAGGAAAGGGAGCCGTGTGCGGAGGGCTGGAAATCTCCAGCCTCAGCTTCCCTCATCTAGAATTTACCTGAAACTCTACGGAAACCACTCGCGGTCTCAGTTTTAGAGAAACCTTAAACTCAGCATGTCTAAAACagctcattctctttcctccttgtCTCAACTTCCCTGTTACTATCCATCTTCCCGGGCAGATGGAACCTAAATACCGTTCTCACCTTCTGCTCTCATTCCCCGTAGCCACTTAGTTTCCCAATCCTGTTATTTCTACCTCCAAAACATATCTCCCGTATGCCCTCTTCTCGCCTCTGACGCCGCTACACCCCGGTGCAGGCACTCATCACCTCAAACCCCGAACCGTTGTCTGCTGGCACTGGTTGCTTTCCCTGACTCAAGCCCTCACTCAGTTGCCAAACGATCTTCCTAACCCACAAATCTGACCATTCACCCCTCCCCCCATTCAGTCCGCTGTTGTGGCTTCCTATTGTCCCTGggataaaatactaaaaataaatctggctttcaaaatcctttataacAGGGTCCCTTCCTACCTAGCAAAACCTTATCATTCTCCACTCTTGAGTCAGTGACCGCGGCCTCCTTCCTGTTTTCATTGGCTGTCCTTGTACCTGGAACTTTTCTTCTCCACCTCTCAACTTTCATCAAGTGTTAGCTAAAGTCCACTTTCTTGAAAAAGACTTTTTGGGGCagcaggtggctcagtggatggagcaccagccttgaagtcaggaggacctgcgttcaaatctgatctcagacacttaacagtcctagctgtgagacccgggcaagtcacttaaccccaactgccttagtAAAAAAGGACTTTTTGGGTCCTCtttaattttaatgccttccctctgtgatTAGCTCCAATTTATGCTGTATAAATTTTGCTTATATTGTTCTTTGCATATGACCTCTCCCATTATACTCATTCATTCCTTAAGAGCAGTGatagtttttgtctttctttgtatcctcagtgcttagcataatacttcatacatagtaggcacttaataaatgcttattgattcttAATTTGTCAGCTTGTCTTTATGATAAATAAATTCCGTAAgtttaattaaatttaagaatcatttatcaagcatttactaagtaccaggcattgttctagttttttttttttttttgggggggggggggggatttaaagaaacaaaaggaaactgTAGTTTTGTCTGCTACCTGTTATGTAAATTAAAAGTTGTGTGAAGTAAGACATATTTTTCTTTGTGGTAGAGTGACTAGAGTACTGGTCTTTAAGGAAGACCCAGAATCACATTTCTGAATATATGCAGCAGTATATACTAGGTATATATTcagacatatacaaatatgtctGAATCAGACATATGTTGGCTATTTGACCCTAGCTAAggcttttaactttttaatgctCCAGAAATTCTTTGCATCAGTAGAGCATTTCCTCATGGGAAAAATTTGTAAGGTTCTGTTCTAGCCTTTTGGGGAACtcttttgtaaatcttaatgAGCTCAACactttatacacacataaacacacatattctTGTCTGGAATTGTGTGGGAAGTTCCTGGTGAGCTTCCCTATAATTTCATATTGTTACCTTCTTTGCAATGTATAGTCTGAAAGGTACCTCTTggtttaaatatttatataacagaaTCAATACTTCAAAGGTGCTTAATGAAGACTGCTTGATTAATTACAAGATTCCATCAATGATAGGATTGCCTGTGTGTAAATTTATCTATACAATAATCTTCCTTGACTCTCACTTGGAAAGTGGAATAGACCCCCTTTGGATACAGATAGGAAATATCTTTGTAAAGGAGGAGAAGATTTTTTTGTAAGGGAGGAGACCGTCCCTATTGGCAATACCTGACATATACCTAATATATACTGCTGCATTTCCTGATTTCTCTACTGAAAACAGCATagatttcactttcttcatctgtaaaattaggaggtgGGAGTAGAAAGATGACATCTAAATCTCCTTCCAAATCTAATAGTCTATGATCATTCTAATCCCCTTTTGTCCTTATACTCCCTGCTATAGTTTTACTTAGGAAAGTTGAATTCAAGGAGAACTGGAACTTGCATAGGGCAGAATAGGCTTTGCTCCAGTTTGTCAACATCAGGTGGTAGGGTGATCACCATCCTTGCAATTCCCCATACAAGACAATGATCATTGGTCTGCCACTCTAGAATATTATAACCATAACAACCTTCTTTTAATTCCCCTATTGTTCCTCCAAATCTATAGGAGTGAGGGCTCAGCACCCTCTCCAGGACAATTCTACTTATGGCCAATCTGTCCTTTGTGGCTCTGCCATGATCCATGTCTCAGCAAATAATTTTGCCCGAGGTGAAAAAAATCCTCAAGTTCAATTTTGTATGAAAGTATCCATCTATATTAGTTACCTGATCGTAACGGAGAGTGGCCGTCTGAGCCCCCAATGGCATAAAGGTAGCCATCCAGGGCAGCCACACCCAAACCTGATCTTCGATGAGTCAGAGGGGCTACCTTGCACCACCTGTTCTCCTTGGGATCGTACCTGAAACCAGAAGAATTGACTCAATGTAAAATACTATAGACAGTTGACTGTGGTTTATGACTTATAAATCATGAACCTGCAATCAGTTCTTTTCTTACAGTTACTCAGAAGGGTAAAACTTTTGGTCtgattgtgatttcattaatatatggAGCTCCCAGTGAGAAAAATCTCTCTGTCAATGCAAATAAGTGCCAGCCctgtatttataattttagagagctGCCCAAACTTTGAGAGGTTGACCAGATTTTTCAGGATCACAAAGCCAACATTATAGATATGGGGCTTTCAACTAAGTCTTCATTAATCTACTATACCATACAAATAACTGCTCATAGGGGTTATCATAGCTATTGTGATGATtcatgggttggactagatgaactttTGTGGTTACTCAGAACTCCAGAATTCTGTAACCAGAGACAGAGGATAATTTAGGTAGTGGGATTCAGGTGATTCAGGTGTTGGGGCTCCTTCCGCCTGTTGATGTTCAAGCCACTAGGCAACAGTATTACATTGTGAGGACCCAGACTGAGCTGACCCCAACACGCTTTCCTACAAAGGTGAGCCAAGGAAGTTATATACAAGAAGATGTCACCAAACCCATCTCCTCTTGGTCAGTCTGTTTTCATGAATGGTCATACCTTTCCACAGAACTGAGACAGGTCAGTCCGTTGTGACCTCCCACACAATACAGGAAACCCCCTAACTCAGTGACCCCTGCACCTCGTTTGCTTTCTGCCAGTGGGGCCACATCATTTCTCCATTCATTGATCATGGGATCATATCTagagtgggagagaagagatacaAGAACCTTTATTCATGTAAAAATCTTTCTCATTcatgcttttatttatatttactgacCATGGGCTAGAATCACTgcatcatttattcattcatcatttGTTAAGTATTTGCTATGAACCAGACACTATAATAAGTATTgggaaaacaaagtcaaaaatcaCAGTCTCTGTAGTGCTTAAATTCTATTGGGAGGGGCATGAGAGTCAGGAGGAACAATCTGTACACAGTCaagtaaaaataagatttataaaaagCAAATGCTTACCAGCCcaggagtcagaagaacctgaattcaaatctgccctcagaccctgggcaagtcacttaacctcaattgctctagccaaaaaaaaaaagcaaatgctaaTTTATTTTAGAGTTAGGAGTGGAGAGGTAATAATCACTGAGGGGATCAGTAAAGGCTTCATGTTAAAGTTGGcactgagctttgaagaaagagGTGGGGCAAAGAGGGTGAGCATTCTATGTGTAGGGGAGATAGTCTGCAAATACGTAAAAATGGGAGATGGGCTACTGTGTACAAATGGTAGAAAGTAGGCCAATTTGGCTAGAATGTAGAATTCTGGAAACAATATTCAATAAACATAGAAAGGGTATTGAGCCATATTGTGAAGGTTTCTTAGAACCAAGGATACAATATGAACTctttcatttagtattttttaaaatctcatgtacttatttatttattgttgcatttttatttttttgaaaaaaaaacagtaagaaaaaagagaaaacagaaaagaaatatgaaataaaataaaacaaaacaaaagaggacATTGTCATGtccccagcagaacatcagggaggattcaaaatatataacaacaaattatcagatcaagaaagtatatatatatatatatatatatatatatatatatatatatatgtatatgtatatgtatttatttattagtaaatatatgtaaatacatatataaataatatatatatattaatttatataataaatatatgataatttatacacatattagtaaaagaaattatattcatgaataaccattttttctttacttcttgtaaattgttctttgggtCTCTGCTGCacatcttatttactttattctttttttctctctttcattaccTACTGCCAACCAAGTTAATAAGAAATTAACTTTCaataagaaaagatatttttatgtatatatatatatacatacacatacatccatACCCACCCCACATACATACGTCTTTCCTACTCCAGCTGACccttaattaaattctgctccttgctattacttaatctccccccaCACAAggattccttccttatcttcttccttcatcctttgcttccccatccacccatctctccctcttatttctttatagattttggagggtactttacccttcatgatatatatatatatatatatatatatatatatatatatatatatacctattaaATCCtttcccaatgtgagtagattttcagaactatgaaccctcttccccctctctaatgctctctattctttctttgcatctcatttgtataacataataatTGTACAACGTAtaacatgtataatttgtataaccttataataacatataattataacataattgctatttttaccttaactctgacattctttcttttgagctaccctattttttttaaaataactttttattgacagaacccatgccagggtaatttttacaacattattccttgcactacttctttccaaacttttcctccctccctccacccctcccccagatggcaagcagtcctatatatttaaatatgtccagtatatcttagatacaatatatgtgtgcagaactgaacagttctcttgttgcaagggaaattgattcagaaggtagaaataacctgggaagaaaaaacaaaaatgcaaaacagtttacattcatttcccagtgttctttctttgggtgtagctgcttctgtccatcattaatcaattgaaactgagttagagcttctctttgtcaaagaaatccacttccatcagaatacatcctcatacagtatcgttgttgaagtatataatgatctcctggttctgctatttcatagcatcagttcattaagtctctccaagccctcTTGTATtcatcctcatcatttcttaccgaacaataatattccataacattcatataccacaatttacccaaccattctccaattgatgggcatccattcattttccagtttctagtcactacaaagagggttgccataaacattttggcacatacaggtccctttcccttctttagtatctccttggggtataagcccagtagtagcactgttgggtcaaagggtatgcacagtttgataactttttgggcataattctagattgctctccagaatggttggattcgttcacaatccaccaaaaatgcatcagtcccagttttcccgcatcccctccaacattcatcattattttttcctgtcatcttagccaatctgacaggtgtgtgtagtggtatctcagagttgtcttaatttgcatttctctgatcaatagtgatttggaatactctttcatatgagtggaaatactttcaatttcatctgaaaattgtctgtttatatcctttgaccatttatcaattggagaatggcttgatttcttataaattagagtcagttctctatatattttggaaatgaggtttttatcagaacttttaactgtgaagatgttttcccaatttgttgcttcccttctaatcttgtttgcattagttttgtttgtacaacggctttttaatttgatgtaatcaaaattttctattttgtgatcaataatagtctctcattcatctttggtcacaaatttcttcctcctccacaaatctgagagataaactatgctatgttcctctagtttatttataatctcgttctttatgcctaaatcatggacccattttgatcttatcttggtatatggtgttaagtgtgggtccatggaGCTACCCTATTTTTGATGTGaatcttatatatatacatatatattattcatttacatatatacacacatataaaaacacaAGTAATTTGTTCATGTTTAAACAGGTTTTCTGtgttaatttccttaaaattgatcttttatATCAGctcttatatgttgaattttatattaaataaatatctaggtgatagaaagtcctgaaaatttgcatttatttagtatttattttttctcatttagaattatagataattttgctggatatatttttgacCACAGGCCTAGCTCTTTTGATTGTTGTAGATATGATTttaggacctgtggtcttttattacaGCTATTGATgtcttgtataattctaattgttgctCCAGTAtatttaatttgcctttttcttgtttcttgcaaaattttctctttgatctgggggttttgaaatttggcaataatgttcctgtGTGTTTTCTACACACACATAGGTGTGTGGTtgtaattggtggattttttctatttctactttcccctcatattctatca harbors:
- the LOC111718567 gene encoding kelch-like protein 20, with the translated sequence MLSVCYRDQQPAQETQLPQKIQQGATQIGQQMDLLFAVGGCHLASDIISGVECYNPLSHEWKLLGASCKHRCGTGVAALNGCIYAVGGYDGTTCLSSVERYDPMINEWRNDVAPLAESKRGAGVTELGGFLYCVGGHNGLTCLSSVERYDPKENRWCKVAPLTHRRSGLGVAALDGYLYAIGGSDGHSPLRSVERYDPAEDAWRPCAPLRVPRETFGCTAHRGKIYAAGGRDELTELGSAERFDPGSNEWLPMTPMRSKRNKVSLVGANGYLLAVGGFDGVIHLATVEAFDFEANQWRVFGNMKNRRPGGGVGVLKMTI